Genomic window (Pseudanabaena sp. FACHB-2040):
TAGGTTCCTCTGCAATCTATAGGGTTATGTCTACCTTAAGACAGATGCCAGAACGAAAAATCGGCAATCTGGCTGATAGTTTTAGCGACGGGAAAGGCTTATTGGATCCATATGAGGTTTAAAAAGAAAAAACCTACCGGGGATAAGGGGGACATCGGTAGGTTCCTCTGCAATCTATAGGGTTATGTCTATCTTAAGACAGATGCTGAGATGAGAGATCCGCGATCTGGCTGATTTTTCTCAAAATTGGGAACAAGCGCCAAGATCTTTAAGAAAATCCTCAGAATTCAAAGGTTTTTGCGGGTGAGCTGATCTGGTAAATTCTGCCTTATCCCTCAACCCACCAGATGCTCGTGAAAAAAGTCGAGCGATCGCACCCACGCATCAGCCGCTGCCGCCTCGTTATACGCTTCTGGCCGAGCGTCGTTGAAGAAGGCATGGCCAGCGCCCGAGTACAGGTGGGTTTCAATAGGTTTGCCCGCATGACGCACCGTCGCAACCAAATCTTCCACCGCTTCTAGCGGCACAAACGTATCTTGATCGCCAAAAAGACCCAGCACCGGAGCCCTGAGCTGAGAGACATTCAGCTTAACGTTGGGATGAATGCCGTAGAAGTCGATGGCAGCGCCAATGCGATCGCTTATGGTCGCTGCTAGCAGAGCCAGTTGCCCACCCATACAGAAGCCGACCACACCCACCTTCGTTCCAACAACAGCATCATGCTGCAGCAGATAGTCAACCGCATTTTCTAAATCTTGAGCTGTTTTCTCAATGTTTAGGGCCATCATTAGTCGTCCGGCCTCATCGGGTGAAGTCGTTTTCTCCCCACCGTATAGATCTGGGGCTAGGGCGACAAAACCGGCCTGAGCAAAGCGATCGGCTACGCTTTTGATGTGGGGTACCAAGCCCCACCATTCCTGCAGCACTATCACGCCTGCACCCGATCCAGCCTCTGGCAGCGCCAAGTATCCTAGTCCCGCAACATCTGTACCCATTTAAAGCCTCACATCTGCAACCGTTCTCTAAGAGGCTATCATCCGCACTTAAAGGGAATAGATTTTTCCGGCTGTTGTCCCCGTATAGAATGACTTTTTCCTCTCGCCAAAAGCAGGTGCAAAGTGGTTCGTTAACCGATAAAGTGGCTATATGTATGACGAAGATGAGTTGACAACTCTGGACCCAGAGGTAGAGTTTGCCGATCCTCTAGATCAGCTCGGACCCATTGAGGAAGAGAGTGGGCCGCAGTACGATCCAGAGGAAATGCTGCCGTTGCTAGAGTCTTCTGAGACTCAGCAGCGCATGTTGGCAGCGCGAGTTTTTTGTGAACTAGAAGACGAGCGTGCCATCCCGGCTCTCATTGGCATGTTGGATGATGTGTGTCCTCTAGTCAGGGTCAGTGCTGCCTATGCTCTGGGCCGCAACACTAGCGGCGCTGCCGTTGAGCCGCTGGTTAAACGGCTCAACACTGATTGGAATGGCTACGTGCGTAAAGGCGTTGTGTGGGCCTTGGGCAACAGCCGGGATGGCCGGACCCTGCTGCCGCTAGTAGACGCTCTTCGCACTGACATTTCAGCAGTAAGGCTTTGGGCCGCTAGTGCTCTAGCCCAAATGGCTCATGTCAGCTATGAAGCCGTTATCGTCACCATTCCCCCCCTAATCGAAGCTCTGCGACGCGACGCTGTGGCAGCCGTTCGCAGCAACTGTGCCTGGTCTATTGGCCAGCTCTGTCGGGAACTGCCCTCTAATGTGGTCTACAACACCGCCGTGGATGCCCTGCTAGAGACCTTTGCCGAGGACGACGACCTAGGCGTAAGGGAAGATGCTCGCTCTGCTCTGCTGAAAATAGGCGACACTCGGGGGCTGCAGACCATTGAAGATATTGAGCAAGACGGCTTCTTTTAGGAGCAGGCTGGGGCCTGAAACCTTCTATGGCAACTGCTCAAGCCTCCTTTCGGGCTGACTTTTTTCGGCTGGCTGCGGCTAATGTTGTCTCTAATCTGATGGTTCCCCTAGCGGGAATTGTAGATACGGCTTTTTTGGGACACCTGGCAGAAATTCGCCATCTGGCAGGGGTGGCGCTGGCCACGGTGATTTTTAACGTGGTCTACTGGAGCTTTGGCTTTTTACGCATGGGCACAACCGGCATGACTGCCCAGGCTCAGGGCCGATCAGATGCTGCCGAGGTGCGGTTGATTGCGTTACGCAATGGTGCGATCGCACTTACCCTAGGGGTGCTGATTTTGCTGCTGCAGGTGCCGATTCGAGAACTAGGGTTTGGTCTATTAACGGCAGAAGCCGCAGTGCAGCAATCGGGCTACGACTTTTTCAATGCCCGCGTTTGGGATGCTCCGGCAGTGCTGCTCAACCTGGTGCTGCTGGGCTGGTTTTTGGGCCGAGAGCAGGGGCAGCGAGTGATTGTTCTGTCGATCGTCGGCAACGCCAGCAATGTTGTCTTGAACTATCTATTTATTAACCTGTGGGGCTGGGGCAGTATGGGGGCTGGGCTGGGCACTGCTCTGAGCCAATATTTAATGCTGGCAGTCGGACTGAGTTTGGTCCTGCGAGAAGGCAATTGGGCCCAATGGCGGGCCGTTGTTCCGCAAATTTGGGAAACTCAAGCGCTGAAGGGACTGTTTCGTCTCAACCGAGATATCTTGATTCGCACTTTTGCCCTGGTCATTAGCTTTGCGATGTTTACCCAATTCAGCTCGGCTATGGGAACGCAGGTTTTGGCTGCCAATACCCTGTTGTTGCAAGGCGTGACCCTGTCTGCCTACTTCATTGACGGCATTGCCTTCGCTACCGAGAGCTTTGCGGGTCGGTTTTACGGCAGCCGCGATCGCACTCAGCTCAGCTACCTGCTCAGACTGGGCGGCAGCACCAGCCTTGCACTGGGGCTGGCCTTTGCGCTAGCCCTGGCGCTGTTTCCAGATCTGCTGTTTGGCCTGTTAACCAGCCACAGCGACGTGCTGATTGAGGTGCGCCGCTTTGTCTGGTGGCTGCTGCCGTGCTTGGGCATGGGTGCGATCGCATATCTGCTCGACGGCTATTTTCTGGGCCTAACCGCCGGTCACACCTTGCGCAACTCAACGCTGATCGCCGCTGGGCTAGGATTTTTGCCGCTGGCATTTTTAGCTCAGGCTACCGCCAGCCCGCACCTGCTCTGGCTGGCGCTGACCAGCTTTATGAGCCTGCGGGCAATTACGCTTGGTATGACGGTTCCAGCGACTTTGCGTTAGGCGCTGGTCAGCATAGTCCAGTAGCGATCGTATAGATCGACGGCATCTCCAACGGGCGCGATAGACTCGCAGCGGCTCAAAACTTCTTCAGACGGAAAAAGGTTTTGGTTGGCCTGCAGTTCCGGCGGCAGCAGCTCAATGGCCGGCCTGACGGGGGTAGCAAAGTTAAACTTTTCTACGTTGCGAGCCGCATTTTGCGGATCAAGCTGGAAGTTGATCCAGGCGTAGGCAGCTTCGGGGTTGGGCGCAGTTTTAAGGATGGCCATCGTATCGGTCCAGAGCGAAGCGCCGCTATCGGGCACGATGTAGACCAGATCAGGGTCGTCCTCACGGACTGCGATCGCATCTGAGGAATAGCCCATCGCCACCGCAAGATCCCCAGCCAAAATCTGATCTTGCCAGGCATCCGTGGTGAACGAGGCCAGCGTTGGCCTAATTTCCACTAGCCTTTGATAGGCTGCTTCAATTTCTTGCGGATTAGTGGAGTTGTAGGAATAGCCTAAGGACTTAAGCGCGGCTCCCATCACCTCTCGCACATCGTTTAGCAGCGTCACCTGACGGGTCAAATCGGCCCGACTCTGCCACAGGTAATCCCAATCCGTCGGCGGAGGGTTCAACGACTGGCGGTTGTAAACTAGCCCAGTGGTGCCCCAGGCAAAAGGAACGCTGTGGGTATTGTCTGGGTCATAACCGGGGTTGACCCAGTTGTTCAACAGATTGTCCAGCCCTTGAATCTGGCTCTTATCGAGCGATGCCAGCATATCTAGGCCGATCATCTCCTGCACCATGTAGTCAGAGGGGTAGACAATGCTGAAGTTACCACCGCCGCCAGCCTGAAGCTTGGCCAACATGGTCTCATTGGAGTCGTAAAGCGTCACCCTCACCTCAATGCCGGTCTGATCCTGAAACGCCCGGATCACCTCATCGTCGGTATAAGCAGCCCAAGAATAGATTTCTAGGAGATCCGAGCGCCCATCTCCACCAGCCTGCACATCCGACAGCCCCCGTCGGCAGTTGGACAGCATAAGCCCAGACAGGGCCCCTGCCGAAAGCTTCAGGAAGTGACGACGCCCCGTGCGCACACCAGGAAGACGACGTCCTAGCTGAGACTCAAATTCTGCCATAGTTGTGATTCCCCAGGTCAGTCAAAAATGCAACAAGAACAAGTTGTTAAAAAAACGCCTTAGCCAACACCCAACCGATCCTAGCTCCAAACTACCCAGAATTCAGACTTGAGAATTGAATGTCGTCTTCCTTCAGATGGAATCCCGGTCAACAATGTCAGAGGTAGCTTACTAAAGCTCATAGTTTACCCTTTGCTGCGTTTCCTGTAAGGTGTAGCCCCATGACTTATACACAGCCTAAGTCTTCCTCAAACCGGATCAATACTCAATCCGCTACTAATCCCCTCATTCAGCGGCTCATTCAACCTCAGATTGTGGCGAACTGGAGTATCGATGAGAATGGCCAAGTCGTCTGTCTTTGGGAAAGCTGCCCAGGCAAACGCCCAAAAAGTCAGTAAAGCGAGCCGTCTGTAGGCCAGAGAGCAGACTTTAGCAGCTCGATTAATCTCAGACTGCCGTTAGTCGCGACCCGGCATTA
Coding sequences:
- a CDS encoding dienelactone hydrolase family protein: MGTDVAGLGYLALPEAGSGAGVIVLQEWWGLVPHIKSVADRFAQAGFVALAPDLYGGEKTTSPDEAGRLMMALNIEKTAQDLENAVDYLLQHDAVVGTKVGVVGFCMGGQLALLAATISDRIGAAIDFYGIHPNVKLNVSQLRAPVLGLFGDQDTFVPLEAVEDLVATVRHAGKPIETHLYSGAGHAFFNDARPEAYNEAAAADAWVRSLDFFHEHLVG
- a CDS encoding HEAT repeat domain-containing protein gives rise to the protein MYDEDELTTLDPEVEFADPLDQLGPIEEESGPQYDPEEMLPLLESSETQQRMLAARVFCELEDERAIPALIGMLDDVCPLVRVSAAYALGRNTSGAAVEPLVKRLNTDWNGYVRKGVVWALGNSRDGRTLLPLVDALRTDISAVRLWAASALAQMAHVSYEAVIVTIPPLIEALRRDAVAAVRSNCAWSIGQLCRELPSNVVYNTAVDALLETFAEDDDLGVREDARSALLKIGDTRGLQTIEDIEQDGFF
- the gntT gene encoding guanitoxin biosynthesis MATE family efflux transporter GntT produces the protein MATAQASFRADFFRLAAANVVSNLMVPLAGIVDTAFLGHLAEIRHLAGVALATVIFNVVYWSFGFLRMGTTGMTAQAQGRSDAAEVRLIALRNGAIALTLGVLILLLQVPIRELGFGLLTAEAAVQQSGYDFFNARVWDAPAVLLNLVLLGWFLGREQGQRVIVLSIVGNASNVVLNYLFINLWGWGSMGAGLGTALSQYLMLAVGLSLVLREGNWAQWRAVVPQIWETQALKGLFRLNRDILIRTFALVISFAMFTQFSSAMGTQVLAANTLLLQGVTLSAYFIDGIAFATESFAGRFYGSRDRTQLSYLLRLGGSTSLALGLAFALALALFPDLLFGLLTSHSDVLIEVRRFVWWLLPCLGMGAIAYLLDGYFLGLTAGHTLRNSTLIAAGLGFLPLAFLAQATASPHLLWLALTSFMSLRAITLGMTVPATLR
- a CDS encoding spermidine/putrescine ABC transporter substrate-binding protein; amino-acid sequence: MAEFESQLGRRLPGVRTGRRHFLKLSAGALSGLMLSNCRRGLSDVQAGGDGRSDLLEIYSWAAYTDDEVIRAFQDQTGIEVRVTLYDSNETMLAKLQAGGGGNFSIVYPSDYMVQEMIGLDMLASLDKSQIQGLDNLLNNWVNPGYDPDNTHSVPFAWGTTGLVYNRQSLNPPPTDWDYLWQSRADLTRQVTLLNDVREVMGAALKSLGYSYNSTNPQEIEAAYQRLVEIRPTLASFTTDAWQDQILAGDLAVAMGYSSDAIAVREDDPDLVYIVPDSGASLWTDTMAILKTAPNPEAAYAWINFQLDPQNAARNVEKFNFATPVRPAIELLPPELQANQNLFPSEEVLSRCESIAPVGDAVDLYDRYWTMLTSA